The following are encoded in a window of Narcine bancroftii isolate sNarBan1 chromosome 2, sNarBan1.hap1, whole genome shotgun sequence genomic DNA:
- the LOC138752912 gene encoding probable G-protein coupled receptor 139 gives MSKGIVEGKSASCYLKEENAQNAESLRVDKSAGPDGLGPWVLKEVAVEIVEALGLVIISFSPVVVNLVAIFILRRGKCGLSKCITRYLVAMAAVDFMVVIIEVILKRINNIFLPINILFITPVCTMINVAKLAALDCSVWFTVAFTFDRFVAISCPNLRIKYCTTRTANVVIAVVVTLACLWNVPYYFVFDSKILIDNIPYHCIVTDAYSISPWWAAMEWFSSILNPLVPITLILLLNALTVKHIVKSNKVRRALLSNVDNPNDPERENRKKSMILLFALSGNFIVLWTPYFIHSLKWKMQNYNYTDKYYSNPIFIYQQTAFMLQLLSSSTNSCIYGLAQRKFRLELKNGQQCRPHEGQSPLTQMNTCLAGNNER, from the exons ATGTCGAAGGGCATCGTGGAAGGGAAATCAGCGAGTTGCTATCTCAAGGAAGAAAATGCTCAGAATGCTGAAAgtttaagggtggataaatctgcaGGACCAGATGGATTGGGCCCCTGGGTCCTAAAagaggtagctgtagagattgttgaggcattg GGTCTGGTGATCATTTCCTTTTCTCCTGTCGTAGTGAACTTGGTGGCGATCTTCATTCTGCGCCGGGGGAAATGCGGACTCTCCAAATGCATCACTCGCTATTTGGTTGCCATGGCAGCAGTGGATTTCATGGTGGTGATCATCGAGGTAATACTGAAGAGAATTAACAACATTTTTCTGCCCATAAATATTTTGTTCATCACGCCAGTCTGCACCATGATAAATGTAGCAAAATTGGCTGCCCTCGATTGCTCTGTGTGGTTTACAGTCGCTTTCACCTTCGATCGCTTTGTGGCCATTTCATGTCCAAATCTGAGAATAAAGTATTGTACCACAAGGACAGCAAATGTGGTTATTGCAGTGGTGGTCACTCTAGCCTGTTTGTGGAATGTCCCTTATTACTTTGTGTTTGATTCCAAAATTCTAATTGACAACATCCCTTATCACTGCATTGTGACTGATGCCTATTCTATCTCACCCTGGTGGGCAGCAATGGAGTGGTTCAGCAGCATTTTAAATCCTTTGGTACCAATCACCCTCATCCTTCTGCTCAATGCACTTACTGTCAAACACATCGTAAAGTCCAATAAAGTCCGTAGGGCGCTCCTGAGTAACGTGGATAATCCCAATGATCCCGAGAGAGAGAACCGCAAAAAGTCCATGATTTTGCTTTTTGCTCTGTCTGGCAATTTCATCGTCCTCTGGACACCATATTTTATCCATTCCTTAAAATGGAAAATGCAAAACTACAATTACACAGACAAGTATTACAGTAATCCCATATTCATTTACCAGCAAACAGCATTCATGTTACAACTACTTAGTTCCTCCACCAACAGCTGCATTTATGGACTGGCACAGAGGAAATTCAGACTGGAGCTGAAAAATGGG CAACAGTGCAGACCCCACGAAGGCCAATCACCTTTGACCCAGATGAACACCTGCTTGGCAGGAAATAATGAGCGATAG